Proteins from a genomic interval of Nocardioidaceae bacterium:
- a CDS encoding peptidylprolyl isomerase, whose translation MRTTASLLATLGLLFVTGCSGTVQDASAPADSQSATSSAGEPSASATPSGPCTYTETGAAAVEVDLPSGEEATGNPRVTLSTNQGDVPVDLDTDLAPCTVASFLSLAEQGYYDDTPCHRLTTANAGIFVLQCGDPTGSGSGGPGYQFDDEVDQLTDELQCSGNACIYPTGTVAMANAGPGTNGSQFFLVYEDSPLPPAYTVFGQMSPAGLEVVQEIAAAGTVEGASPDDGPPAQETIIESVSEPAA comes from the coding sequence CCTGGGCCTCCTGTTCGTGACCGGCTGCTCCGGCACCGTGCAGGACGCCTCCGCACCCGCCGACTCCCAGAGCGCGACGAGCTCCGCCGGTGAGCCGTCGGCCTCGGCGACGCCGAGCGGCCCGTGCACCTACACCGAGACCGGCGCCGCGGCGGTCGAGGTCGACCTGCCCTCGGGCGAGGAGGCCACCGGCAACCCGCGGGTGACGCTGAGCACCAACCAGGGCGACGTCCCCGTCGACCTCGACACCGACCTGGCCCCGTGCACCGTGGCGAGCTTCCTCTCGCTGGCCGAGCAGGGCTACTACGACGACACCCCGTGCCACCGACTGACCACGGCCAACGCCGGCATCTTCGTGCTGCAGTGCGGCGACCCGACCGGGTCGGGCTCCGGCGGACCGGGCTACCAGTTCGACGACGAGGTCGACCAGCTCACCGACGAGCTGCAGTGCTCGGGCAACGCGTGCATCTACCCCACGGGCACCGTGGCCATGGCCAACGCGGGCCCCGGCACGAACGGCTCGCAGTTCTTCCTGGTCTACGAGGACTCCCCGCTCCCGCCGGCCTACACGGTCTTCGGCCAGATGTCCCCGGCAGGGCTCGAGGTCGTGCAGGAGATCGCCGCCGCCGGCACCGTCGAGGGCGCCAGCCCCGACGACGGACCGCCGGCGCAGGAGACGATCATCGAGTCGGTCTCGGAGCCGGCCGCCTGA
- a CDS encoding type 1 glutamine amidotransferase, producing the protein MEGIERVELEQPWEAVTDGGHEAVLISTDTGEVQTFDHLTEASTQKVDQVVGSVSVDDFDALVLPGGVANPDALRMNSDAVSFVGEFVRSGKPVAAICHAPWTLVEADVLKDRTLTSWPSLQTDIRNAGATWVDERVNVDGNLISSRNPDDIPAFISALMSSLDHGVDTARNADTDSDMPA; encoded by the coding sequence ATGGAGGGCATCGAGCGCGTCGAGCTCGAGCAGCCCTGGGAGGCCGTCACCGACGGCGGTCACGAGGCTGTCCTGATCAGCACCGACACCGGCGAGGTGCAGACCTTCGACCACCTCACCGAGGCCTCGACGCAGAAGGTCGACCAGGTCGTCGGTTCCGTCTCCGTCGACGACTTCGATGCCCTCGTGCTGCCCGGCGGCGTCGCCAACCCCGACGCCCTGCGCATGAACTCCGACGCGGTCTCCTTCGTCGGCGAGTTCGTACGCTCCGGCAAGCCCGTGGCCGCGATCTGCCACGCGCCCTGGACGCTGGTGGAGGCCGACGTGCTGAAGGACCGCACGCTCACCTCGTGGCCGAGCCTGCAGACCGACATCCGCAACGCCGGCGCCACCTGGGTCGACGAGCGGGTCAACGTCGACGGCAACCTGATCAGCAGCCGCAACCCCGACGACATCCCCGCCTTCATCTCGGCGCTGATGTCCTCGCTCGACCACGGTGTCGACACCGCGCGCAACGCCGACACCGACTCCGACATGCCCGCCTGA
- a CDS encoding flavin reductase family protein, with amino-acid sequence MRTDIDPESVPEAQGGSSYAVLTALVVPRPIAWVSTLGADGVGNLAPHSFFTVVSADPPVVAFTSVGEKDTLANVEATGEFVVNLAGEAQMEAVNATSASVDPHVDEAEEFGVRMEPSTVVAVPRVADSPAAIECRLHQTVRVGNSVVVMGRVVSFSVAEEALTTGLPSMDVLRPVSRLGGSEWGLPPRVVEVQRPR; translated from the coding sequence GTGCGCACCGACATCGATCCCGAGTCCGTCCCCGAGGCCCAGGGAGGCAGCTCGTACGCCGTGCTCACCGCGCTCGTCGTGCCGCGCCCGATCGCCTGGGTGTCCACCCTCGGCGCCGACGGGGTCGGCAACCTGGCGCCGCACTCGTTCTTCACGGTCGTCAGCGCGGACCCACCGGTCGTCGCGTTCACCTCGGTCGGCGAGAAGGACACGCTCGCCAACGTCGAGGCGACCGGTGAGTTCGTGGTCAACCTCGCCGGTGAGGCGCAGATGGAGGCGGTCAACGCCACGTCGGCCTCGGTCGACCCGCACGTCGACGAGGCCGAGGAGTTCGGCGTACGCATGGAGCCGAGCACCGTCGTCGCCGTGCCGCGCGTGGCGGACTCCCCCGCCGCCATCGAGTGCCGGCTGCACCAGACGGTGCGAGTGGGCAACTCGGTCGTGGTGATGGGACGCGTGGTCTCGTTCTCGGTCGCCGAGGAGGCGCTGACCACCGGGCTGCCGTCGATGGACGTGCTGCGTCCGGTCAGTCGGCTCGGCGGGTCGGAGTGGGGACTGCCGCCCCGGGTGGTCGAGGTCCAGCGCCCCCGCTGA
- a CDS encoding acyl-CoA dehydrogenase family protein, with protein sequence MKREIYNEDHEAFRDSVREWLRREVEPNLETYLEQKSFGRDFWLKAGEAGMLGLEIPEEHGGMGAEDYRFNAVLTEELNHVNAALGSCVGIHADIVAPYLVELTTEEQKKRWLPGVAAGELLCSIGMTEPSGGSDLAALKTTAKRDGDDWVIDGSKTFITNGYSADIVVTAVRTSPEKKAKGITLFAVETDKEGFSRGRKLDKVGQDESDTAELFYEGVRCTEDDIVGEVDNGFIHMMQNLPQERLGCSISNLAHAKQILLETVEYATERKAFGQSIGSFQHLKFLLAEQVTKIDVTQAYVDQCVVAHDKKQLTPVDAAKAKWWTSQVQNDVLDVCVQIYGGYGYMNEYRVARAWRDARVSKIWAGSNEIMKELIGRDLGF encoded by the coding sequence GTGAAGCGCGAGATCTACAACGAGGACCACGAGGCGTTCCGCGACTCCGTACGCGAGTGGCTGAGGCGCGAGGTCGAGCCGAACCTCGAGACCTACCTCGAGCAGAAGTCCTTCGGACGCGACTTCTGGCTGAAGGCCGGCGAGGCCGGGATGCTCGGTCTGGAGATCCCCGAGGAGCACGGCGGCATGGGCGCCGAGGACTACCGCTTCAACGCGGTGCTGACCGAGGAGCTCAACCACGTCAACGCCGCCCTCGGCTCCTGCGTGGGCATCCACGCCGACATCGTGGCACCGTACCTCGTCGAGCTGACGACCGAGGAGCAGAAGAAGCGCTGGCTGCCGGGCGTGGCGGCCGGTGAGCTGCTGTGCTCGATCGGCATGACCGAGCCCTCGGGCGGGTCCGACCTCGCCGCGCTGAAGACGACCGCGAAGCGCGACGGCGACGACTGGGTCATCGACGGGTCGAAGACCTTCATCACCAACGGCTACTCCGCCGACATCGTCGTCACCGCGGTGCGTACGAGCCCGGAGAAGAAGGCGAAGGGCATCACGCTGTTCGCCGTCGAGACCGACAAGGAGGGCTTCAGCCGGGGCCGCAAGCTCGACAAGGTCGGGCAGGACGAGTCCGATACGGCGGAGCTGTTCTACGAGGGCGTGCGCTGCACCGAGGACGACATCGTCGGTGAGGTCGACAACGGCTTCATCCACATGATGCAGAACCTCCCGCAGGAGCGGCTCGGCTGCTCGATCTCCAACCTCGCCCACGCCAAGCAGATCCTGCTCGAGACGGTCGAGTACGCGACCGAGCGCAAGGCGTTCGGCCAGTCGATCGGCTCCTTCCAGCACCTGAAGTTCCTGCTCGCCGAGCAGGTCACGAAGATCGACGTCACCCAGGCGTACGTCGACCAGTGCGTGGTCGCACACGACAAGAAGCAGCTGACGCCCGTCGACGCGGCGAAGGCGAAGTGGTGGACCTCGCAGGTGCAGAACGACGTGCTCGACGTGTGCGTGCAGATCTACGGCGGCTACGGCTACATGAACGAGTACCGCGTCGCCCGTGCCTGGCGCGACGCCCGCGTCTCGAAGATCTGGGCCGGCTCGAACGAGATCATGAAGGAGCTCATCGGGCGCGACCTGGGCTTCTGA